CTGCGTTTTATGAGAGATAAAGGGGTCAGCCTGATTAAGGATCAGGCGGTAAAGGAGATCCTGGTCCAATCCGGCAGGGTAGAAGGGGTCAGAACCGGTCAGGACACTTTTAAGGCCCGGGCCGTAATCCTGGCGGCCGGAGGGGCTTCTTATCCCAAGACCGGTTCTGCAGGGGACAGTTACCTTCTGGCCCGGAAGACGGGCCATAAAATTGCTCCAATTCGTCCCTTTTTGATTCCGTTGGTCATTAAAGAACCGTGGGTCAAAGAGCTTCAAGGACTGTCATTAAAAAATGTTTCCGCTGCCGTCTATGTCAACGGCCGGAAAGGGCCTTCGGAATTCGGAGAAATGCTCTTTACCCATTTCGGGGTTTCCGGTCCCATCATCCTGACCTTAAGTGGACAGGTGGTGGATGATTTGAATCAAGGAAAGGTGGAGCTATCCATGAATCTTAAACCCGCCCTGACCCAGGACCAGTTGGACGGCAGACTGCAAAGGGAATTCAAGGCCCATCACCTGAAAGGGATCCAGGGAATCCTGAAATTTTTATTACCCAATAAGATGGTTCCGGTTTTTTTGAACCTTACCGGAATCCCTGGGGATAAAAAAGGAAATCAAATTACCGCCGAAGAACGTCTTCGTTTACGGACCCTGTTGACTGATCTTCGGATGACCGTTAAGGGGACCCGACCCCTCGAAGAAGCCATCGTCACGGCCGGAGGGGTTCAGCTTTCCGAGGTGGATCCCAAAACCCTAGAATCCAGGATCGTTTCAGGACTTTTCCTATGCGGCGAGGTCCTGGACATTCAAGGAATGACCGGCGGCTATAATCTCCAGGCCGCTTTTTCCACCGGCTGGGTGGCCGGGGAGAGCGCGGCAAGACAAGTTATGGGTTGCGGGTTACAGGTTACGAGTTCTAAAAACCTTTTTGAAACTCCTGATACGGGGTGAAGTCAAACGTTGGCTTGACCGAAAGGGAAAGGAGAAAAAGGGATTCTTTTGAGGGATCTGGAGCAGTGGGGGGTTGAAATAAGCCGTTACCTATTCGGCGCAGGGATAAGGAGTGCAGCCCCCCAAAAACTTAAGCATATTTCTCCTTAGGTCCCTAAATTTTTTTTCAAGCGGGCCAGTGATCTGCGGAAGCCCCGAAATCCTGATCAAAGGCGTCCTCATAGAAGGGACAATACCTTGTGAATCAGACCGGTCCTGTTCTTGACCGCGGTCTTTTCAAAAATGCTTCTCAGGTGATTCTTTACCGTCCCCTCGCTGATAAAAAGCCTGCCGGCAATCTCGGCATTCCTGTACCCTTTGTAGATA
The DNA window shown above is from Deltaproteobacteria bacterium and carries:
- a CDS encoding NAD(P)/FAD-dependent oxidoreductase: MISPNNPQSIYDIIVIGAGASGMMAAGRAAESGARVLLLEKMDRAGLKLGITGKGRCNLTNLGDMQTFLESYKPDGRFLRNCFARFFNQDLMQFFEDRGVPLTVERGQRVFPKSNRALDVVSCLLRFMRDKGVSLIKDQAVKEILVQSGRVEGVRTGQDTFKARAVILAAGGASYPKTGSAGDSYLLARKTGHKIAPIRPFLIPLVIKEPWVKELQGLSLKNVSAAVYVNGRKGPSEFGEMLFTHFGVSGPIILTLSGQVVDDLNQGKVELSMNLKPALTQDQLDGRLQREFKAHHLKGIQGILKFLLPNKMVPVFLNLTGIPGDKKGNQITAEERLRLRTLLTDLRMTVKGTRPLEEAIVTAGGVQLSEVDPKTLESRIVSGLFLCGEVLDIQGMTGGYNLQAAFSTGWVAGESAARQVMGCGLQVTSSKNLFETPDTG